In Desulfatiglans sp., the sequence CCTTTTCGCTCAGGTCACCGGGCAGGAACCCCAGCCTTTCACCCGCCTCAACAGCAGGCCTTGCCAGTACTATCCTCCTTACCTCTTTTTTGATAAGGGCCGAAACCGCCATTGCCATTGCAAGGTATGTCTTACCGGTGCCTGCAGGGCCAATGGCAAATACTATGTCAAAATTCCTGATATTTTCTATATACTCCTTCTGGGTAGCTGTCCTGGCAGTAATAACCCTCTTCTTTGATGAGACATATACACTGTCCAGGAATATATCCTTTAGCTTCACGGAGCGGTCTTTGCTTACTATCCTCACTGCATGTTCTATATCGGTGGGGTAAAGAGGAAAGCCGTTCTTAACCAGCTCATATAGCTGCATGATGATGCTCTCTGCAAGTTCGATCTCCCAGTCATTACCTTTGAGTATAAGCTCGGTGCCTCTTGAGCTTATGGAAAGGCCAAGCCTCTTTTCCAATATCTTGATATGGGAGTTCTGCTGACCACAAAGGATATTGAGCAGTTCATACTCGCTGAAATTAATCTTTTTGGTCAGGAGAGAATTATCCGACTTTTTCTTTTCCAAAAATGCCCCTCTAAAAAAATAATAGAAAGCACTATCATAGAGTGACTGAGCTATCAAGTAAATATATATGGAAGGAGGTAAGCAGGTTTATTGTTATTAAGTTTAATTTATTTTAATTTATTTTTATAGACCTGAATGGTGACCTCTCAAAAACTATAACCTTTGGAGAATTCATGACCACACAGATAAAGCTAGGCATCAGCTCATCTTTATAATGAACTGCTGCAAGGCATCTTAATTCTCTTTCTGCCAGGGCCAGCGCCCCTCTATTTCAAGATGCAGGGTTATGCTGAGAAATGTCCTTATTAAAATAACCATACCCAGTGCAGCCAGGCTTTCAATTGTATGCTTTACAATCACTGTCCTGATTATATCCCCTGCTATTAAAAACTCCAGCCCAAGGATGATTGATCTGCCAAGCTGCCTTCTGAACATAATATATGCCTCGCCGGAGGCCGATTTTTTAAGATTTAAGGCGAATCTTATGGTCGATATGAGCGATCCTATTATAATAACAAGGACACCGGCTGCCTCAATTATATAACCTGAAATGGATATCATATCAGTGAACTGCATGGTTTCTCCTCTCAATTTATTATAATACAATCTCTATGAAATATATGAACTGTCTATGTCGAGCAGGATGGAGATTACTAAAGTGGCATTACATGTCAAGTTTTTTAATAACAAGCAGGATTGACATACAGTATTCTTATCCATATACTTCAACTCAAGGTCACAAATAATTGTTCTGCGCTTTATTTCGGGAACAGGTGTCAGGGGGGCGAGGGTCAGCAGGTCAGGAATGTCATAAACGATGGACTAATCTAAAAGGTAAAGGAATGAATATCGATATTATTATTGTCCTATCCATTTTGTTTA encodes:
- a CDS encoding PhoH family protein; protein product: MEKKKSDNSLLTKKINFSEYELLNILCGQQNSHIKILEKRLGLSISSRGTELILKGNDWEIELAESIIMQLYELVKNGFPLYPTDIEHAVRIVSKDRSVKLKDIFLDSVYVSSKKRVITARTATQKEYIENIRNFDIVFAIGPAGTGKTYLAMAMAVSALIKKEVRRIVLARPAVEAGERLGFLPGDLSEKVNPYLRPLYDALHDMVDFDDASNLMEKGVIEVAPLAFMRGRTLNDSFVILDEAQNATAEQMKMFLTRLGFSSKAVITGDITQTDLPAGKDSGLVEALELLKGIKGINFTYFSRDDVVRHPLVQKIIDAYDKKDKQRDISNGKRTI
- a CDS encoding DUF1622 domain-containing protein, translating into MQFTDMISISGYIIEAAGVLVIIIGSLISTIRFALNLKKSASGEAYIMFRRQLGRSIILGLEFLIAGDIIRTVIVKHTIESLAALGMVILIRTFLSITLHLEIEGRWPWQKEN